The genomic stretch AGGGTCGACACAGCCTCTAGAGTCGCCGTCCGAAGCTGGTCGTCGAAATGGACTCTCACTCGCTTTCGCCAGGCGCCGTACCAGATGAAGCCCTCCGTCACGGTCGTGCCCGTCATCTCTTCGAGGCAGAGCGCCTGCGCACAGATCTGAATGTCTGCGGTCTGACCATGCCTGCGGCCCGCCTTGTATTCCACGGGGGTCAACGTCCCATCATCGCGGACTTCGACCACGTCGGCTCTCCCGCAGAGCCCAAGGCGCTCGGACCACAAGGGCACTCCTCTCAGAACCAGCCGTCCCCGCTCCGAGCGCGACTTGCCACGGTCGGGACGCTCGTGGAAGATCGTCCCCTTCGTTGTGTTCTCGTTGTCCACCCACTGGCCCTCGACATGGATCAAACCCGCCAGCCGCTCACAGTAGACAAGGTGAGTGAGCGCGCTTATCGGAACTATCGGCTCGCCCACCCATAGACGACGGTCTTCGAGGTTCACGACCCCTCTGCCCGCGCCCTCGTGAAGAAGGCGCTCGTCACGTCAGAGCTTCCGGACGTCTTGTATGGCACTACCTCGAATTTCACGGGCGACAGGAAGCGACCGAAACGTCGAGTCAGCCTCTCCCGGGTCGACCAGACGACGTCGAGGAAGGCATCGATCCCCCAACAATCCAACGGAATCCGCCAGGTCACGTATATGAAGGACCCTTGTCGCCTCGAACTCCCCGTCCAACCCCTGCCCAAGACCCCGCCGCGACCTCGCGCCCCAGTGTGTGCCGGAAACAGCCGGAGTGCCGCGAAACACATGAGCTCCACGACCGGATCGACATGAGGGCTAGATGCTTCCAGCACTCCCGACGGAGTCCTCTTCGCGTCGAAGCCGAGTCCAGCCAGGGGAAGCCTCTCTGCTTCACCGAGAAGCGTCTGGCGGACGCGACCTACCAGATCCGGAAAGCGCGACAAACTCTCCTGGCAACGCTTGGCTCTCTCCCACAAAGTCTCACCCCTGGGCATGGGGACGTCGAGAGGGCCGTGTTCCAAGTCGGCTGGATCCGCATCTGGGTTGGTGTCACTCACGGACGCTGCCAGGGTTCCCGTCTTCTGCTCTCGCTCCAACTTCGCTCTGGCCCGGTATGTCTCGAGCGACACCTTCCTCGGAAACTCGGGATAGCCGTCAAGATGTCGGGCTATCGGGTCGCTGTCGATCCACTCTCGGTCGGACAACCGTGTTGCCAGGCGCTCCTCTAGTCGGAGTCCCTCCGGCACGTGGAACAGCGCGTGCGGAACGGGATCTTCGCTCCACGACAGCTTCACCCCTTCCGCCATCACCGTCACACCGATCGCCGCCAGCCAGCCGTTGAACCAGTCCGCCGGCAGGCCCGGAGCTTCGACAGTCGTCATCCCGGCGCTCGTACCCCCGCTCATGCCACCGTCACCTCGCTCACTGCGTGGTCTGCTTGTCTGAGAACCGCCTCCAGGAGAGCCAGACCCCAATATCCGTAGCGTTCACAGCACCGCCGGAATCGTGCCGGTTGCTCCGTGTCCCACCAGCTCAGGTCCCCCGAGGCGGAGAGCACATCTCCGGAGGCGAGCTTCACCCGCACCGGCAGAGCACCCCTGTCTTCTGTTGGAGGCACCAGGGGACGCCCGTAGCCGTGGTGGCTCGTCACGAGGTGGAGGACCAGGTCAGGGTCCCAGCTCGGACCGCTCTCACCCTTCTTTGCAAGCCATGCCTCGACGAGGCGACGGCTCAGCTCCTCGTGCCGTCCGCCTTCCGGCCATCCAGAAGCGATTCGGTCGGCCCTCCACTTGCTCCATGGCCGCGCCGACTTGGCGAGAGGCTCCGGCGAGACCTCCTCCGGGTCCAACCACCTCTGGAACCTCGAATCCGCCTTGCCTAGGTCGTGGAACTCGCCCGCGGCCCTCAGAGCCTCGCAGAGCTCGTCCGCGATGCCGATCTGCCTTCCCAGCGCCTCTGCGGCGGCACCGACCGAGTCGCAGTGGGCGAGAAGCTCGACGAGACTCTGCGATCTCGACAGTTCGTCGAGGGCGTCAGACCTGAGCGGAATCGGGTCACGCCCGGGCTTCACCGGTCGGTACTCGACTACACCGACACCGCCGGCGGGATGGACGATCTTGCCGGAGAACCTCTGGCGCAATTGGTCCCACTCCTCCTTCCTGAGGAGCGCAGACGGCTGAGCCGCTCGGATGAGCTCGAACAGCTCCTCCTGCAACGACACCCTGTCGAACTCCTCCTCGGGGTCGGGAGGCTGACCGACCAGAGCCACTATCTGGAGCATCCTCTCCAGCTCGGGGCTTTGCTCGAAGAGAAGACGGAACACTTCGGACGTGAGGGGAAGGCCCGGGCCATCGAGAAGGCTCACGTCCAAGACCGGAGAACGGGACTCCGGCGCCCAGCCGTGCTCGTCGTACCCACCCCGATCAGAGCCGACCAGAACCGTGTCACCCGGCCGGAGGTCGCCGACTGCTACGTGCTCCACCGAGACGCCGTCGTAGGCGACACGAGCCACCGTCTCCCCCACCAGCTCCGACAGGACACTCCTCGCCTCTCCTATCGGGACGTCGACGCTCTCCTCGGCCGAGACGGGACGCAGGAGCACTCCTCCCGACTCGGGGATGTACGCCCGCCACACGACCGAGACCTGGGGCAGGGACTCCGAGAATCCTTCGAAGAAGATCTCTACGGGAACCTCACCGGGAGGGGCGATCGTCGTCTTCGCCCACTCCCACAGGTGTGCGGGCAAGAGCTCGGGAGTGCGCGGAGGGGCGTCGTTCGGTTCGCCGAGAACCGTCCTGACCCGATCCGGCCCGAGCTCCAGCTCGTCTGAGCCCTCTGCCGCAGCGACCAGCCGCTGCCAGACCTCGAGAGGCTCGTCTTGGTACACGCCGAAGTTCTTCTCGTCCTCTGCGTGCACGATCGCGCCTCGCGCGGTCGACGATTCACCAAGTCGGTTGAGGCGTCCCAGCCGCTGCACGAGCGCCCTCGAGCCGCACGACTCGGTTACCATCACGTCGGCGTCGAGATCGGCCCCGACTTCGAGAGTCTGGGTGGCGACGATCACCAGGTGTCTCTGCCACTTCTTCCGCTGCGACTCTCGATCACGTCCCGAGGGGGCTCCGGTGTCCGGATCGAGCAACCTCTTTCGGATGGCGGCAGCCTCCCGCTCTCTGATTCTCCCGGTGAGCAGGACCCGGTCGACCTCTGGTCTGCGCTTGCCTCCACCCGCGAAGCCACCCCACAACTCCCGCGCCTTGCGCGGATCGTTCACAAAGACGATCGCGACAGAGGGACCGGGCTGGTCGCCCAACAGGTCGAAGGTGGTCTCGACGATCTTCTTCACCAGATCGGACTTCTTCGCCCTGACGA from Acidimicrobiales bacterium encodes the following:
- a CDS encoding CRISPR-associated protein Cas4, with translation MNLEDRRLWVGEPIVPISALTHLVYCERLAGLIHVEGQWVDNENTTKGTIFHERPDRGKSRSERGRLVLRGVPLWSERLGLCGRADVVEVRDDGTLTPVEYKAGRRHGQTADIQICAQALCLEEMTGTTVTEGFIWYGAWRKRVRVHFDDQLRTATLEAVSTLRGMLVEGRVPPAVDDARCAGCHMRHVCLPEVTGHPEEVRSYVEQLMVV